The Halopiger aswanensis nucleotide sequence CCGCGTCGAGGAGGTCTGCGGCGACGCCGCCGAGCGGCTCCTCGAGAAACACGACTACACCTCGCGCGCGGAGGTCTCGATGGAGGCCGAGTTCATGCGCCGCGAGCAGACGCCCGCCAGCGACCGCGAGACCCAGCACACGGTCGATATCATCGCCGCCGCGACGGCGACCGAGGAGGGCACGCGCGAGGAGATCGGCGCCGAAGTGACGGGCATGACCGTCTGTCCCTGCTCGCAGGGGATGTCCGCCGCGCGCGCGAAGCAGACGCTCGAGGATCTGGGCGTCGACGAGGAGACGATCACGGAGTTCCTCGACGAAGTCCCGCAGCCGGGCCACTCCCAGCGCGGGCACGCGACGCTGACCGTCGAGGCGAACGGCGATCCGGACATCGACCTCAACGACATCATCGACGTCGCTCGCGACTCGATGAGCGCACGGATTTACAACCTCGCGAAGCGCCCCGACGAGGATCACATGACCTACGCGGCCCACGCGGACGCGAAGTTCGTCGAGGACTGCGTGCGCTCGATGGCCGAGGGCGTCGTCGACGAGTTCGACCACCTCGCGGACGACGCGGTCATCACGATGAAACAGTCCAACGACGAGTCGATCCACCAGCACAACGCCCACGCCGAGCGCGTCGTCGAGATGGAGACGCTGCGGAAAGAAGTCAACGGCGAAGGAAGTTAGCGTAGCTATTAAAAGGTCAGCGGCTCCGCTTCTTCCCACCGCGGGACGAACTCGTCGTGGACGCTCGCCGCGAACTCCGGATCCTTCAGATCGATCATCCCGAACGCCTCGCCCGACGAGAGCGGGTTCGGCACCTGAATACAGACCTCGACGTCGTCGATGAGGTTGAACGTCCCCGTTACGTCCTCGTTCGTCCGAACGTCGAAGTCGTCGCGAGCCTGGAGCGTCTCCCGGTACCGCCGGCCGACCCGTTCGGAGAGCGCCGGCACCATCTGTCGCGTCATCAGGACGTCGACCGACACCCCGCGGTCGAGCGCGTCCTCGAGTTGCGCGGTGACGTCCTCGCTTAGCGCCTGAACGTCCCGCCGCGGCGCCGGGTTCGCGACGACCATCACGATGTGGTCGTCCGCGGCCGCCAGTCGCTCGAGCAGGAGGTCCGTCGTTTCCTCGGGACCGACTGCGGCGGTCCAGAACTGGTCCTCGACCGGATCCGCGGCGTCGAGTTCGTCCGAAAGGTCGTCGACGATCGACTCGTACTGTTCGGCCTTCTCCTCGAGTTCGCGCTTCTTGTCGTCGAGGAGGCGATCGAGCGCGGTCGAGGGCTCGACGGCGACGTACTTCTTCGGCCGGCTCGCGGTCTGGCTCCGGACGAGGTTGTACTGTTCGATGCTGTTGAGGACGTCGTAGATCCGTCCCATCGGAACGTCGCTCGCCCGTGACAACTCCTTAGCGGTTGTCGGGCCCGTATTCAACAGCGCACGATACGCTCGCGCTTCGTACTCGGAGAGCCCGAGGTCCCGGAGACTGGCCATACCCGAAGCGATTCGCCGCCGAAATATAAACGCTATGGTGGTTTGAACTGGAAACGTTCGGACCGATTACGCGCGCAACTCAGTCGAGAACGGTTTGTACGCGCTCGCTCAACTGCTCTGGAGTTTCGGCGGGTTCGGAGACGTGGTCGCCGCGTTCGACGCGGGCCGTGCCCGCCTCGAGCGTCGCGTCCGACGCGTCGGGCACGACGACCTTCTCGTGGTCCGCCAGCCGGAGCGCCGCACGGTGGAGGTCCGAACCCGGCTCGGCCGCGACGCGGATGGCGAGCGGTCCCTCGAGCAGTCGCGAAGCTGCCGTCGCGTACCGCGCGATTTGGACGCCGAAGCGGTCACTTGCGCCGGCGAAGGCCTCGAGCGTCTCGCGGGCGTACTCGCGGTAGCGGTCGGCGTCCGCGTCGGTTTCGTCGGTTCCTTCCGTAAGTTCCGCGAGGTCGATCAGCGCGTCCGCGAACGCGACGTTGGCGTCCAGCGGTCGGAGCGGCCGGTCGAGCAGCCCAACCCCCTCTGCGGGACCGTCGACGAACGAATCCTCGTCGTGGAGGTGCTCGATCGTCGCGTCTGCGACCCGCTGGGCGTCCGCGAGGAACTCCGTGTCGAGCACGCTCGCGGCGGTCGTCAGCGCCTCGAGGGCGCGGGCCTGATTCGTCAGCAGCGGCGTCGGCGCGTCGGTCCCGTCCGCGGTGTGCTGATGCGCGACGACGCCGTCTGCCGCGAGCAGGTCCTCGCGCAGCGTGGCGAGCGCGCGCTCGGCGTAGCGACGGGCGCGTTCGTCGTCGGTGTAAGCGTAGTAGGTGAGCAGCCCGTCGATCGCGAGTGCGTTCGGCCCGGCGAAGACGCCGTCGTCGACCGGCGGTTCGTCCGCGGACGCTCGGTCGGTCGCGTCGAGGCTGTAGGCGTCGTCCTCGCCGGGGGCCTGGCTGTTGGCGAAGCCGTCGACGTCGCCGTTCCACAGCGTCGTCGTCAGGAAGTCGATCGTGCGCTCGGCGGGCTCGCGGTACTCGTTCTTGCCCGTCAGCAGGTAGGCGTTCGCGAACGCGCGCACGAGGCCGCCGTTGGAGTCCAATAGTTTCTCGCGCTGGACGCCGCCCCAGTCCCGATCGGTGGCGAAGCGGTAGAAGCCGCCGTCGTACTCGTCCAGCAGGTTTGCGCTGACCGCATCGAACGAGCGCAGCGCCATTTCGCGGTCGCGCTTGAGTGCGAACTCGAGAGCGTCGGGCAGCGGAAACTTCGGACTCTGGCCCCAGCCGCCGGCGACCTCGTCGTAGGTCTCGGTGAGCTGGCCGAGCATCGCGGCCTCGATGTCGTCGGTGAGCTCGCCGGCCGGCGGGTTGTCCTCCCGGAGCGGCCGGGGGACGCGCGCGGCGCCGCTGCCCTTGGTTTGCCACATCGTCCGGACGCTGTCGAGCACCTGGCGCATCCCGTCGGCGCCGAGGTAGCCCGCGCCCGTCAGGACGTTGCCGTCGGGTGCGAGGAAGACGGTCGAGGGGAAGCCGCCCATGTTGTACCGATCGCGCACGCGCGGGTAGCGATCGACGTCGACCCGGACGGGGACGAAGCTGTCGTTGATGTTCGCCGCGATCCGGGGCTCGGCGTAGGTTTCCGCGTCCATCTCGTGGCAGTGGTCGCACCACGTCGCGGTGAGCGAGAGCAAGACGGGGGTATCGGCCGCCGCGGCCTCGTCGAAGGCGTCCTGACCCCACTCGCGCCACTCGACGCGGGTTGCGTCGTCGTCCATACCGGGTGGTAGTGTGTCGCGGGCGTAAGGCCTTCGCTCGCGGCACGGCGGCGGTTCGAGCACCTGCTCGAGGGGCGCCGGTGGGCGACGGCCCGAATTCGTCTCCCGAAATTGAGAGTAAAGGGTTTTCACGCTTCGCCGGCTATATCGAGGCATGCTCCGGTGGATTCTGGCGTTGTTGCTCATCCCGTTCCTCGACGCCGTGTTGCTCGGGATTATCGTCACGCAGTTCAATGCGCTCACCTGGCCGCTGATGGTCCTGCTCGTCGTCCTGACGGGGCTGGTGGGCATGCTTCTGGTTCGCGCCGAAGGCCGGCGCACGATCGGGAAAATGCAACGCTCGCTGGCACAGGGGAAGCCGCCGACGAACGAACTACTCGACGGCGGGCTCCTGATCGCCGCCGGAGCGTTCCTGCTGACCCCCGGACTTGTGACGGACCTCCTCGGGTTTCTGCTCGCGGTGCCGCTAACTCGGGTTCCGATCCGCGCCCTGCTCAAGCGCTACGTGATCGTCCCCTACGCGGACAAGAAGACGGGCGGGTTCGCGAGCGGCGGCGTCTGGACCTTCGGGTTCCCGGACGACGGACGGGGCCAGGGGCCGGGAACTCCCGGCCAGGGCTCGCCCGGAAACGGACCCGGATCTGGACCCAGTACCGGCGGCTCGAGCGGCGCTGACGGCACCTACGACCTCGGAAGCGATTCCTACACCGTCAACACGGACGACCCCTCGAGCGGGGACGGCACCCGAATCGATATCGGGAGCGACGAGGGCGAGGAATCGGACGACGGCGACGGGTTCTCTCGGTAGCAGTTCCCATAGCAGGTCCGGAAAGAAACGCTTAAACATATGACCCGGCAACAAACGAGTGCAGACGCGGGCCGATAGCTCAATTAGGTTGAGCGCCACTCTGATAAGGTGGAGGTTCTCGGTTCAAATCCGAGTCGGCCCATATTCTTGCGGCGAACAAACCCGTGAGCCGCAGATATGGATCCGCGATGATTTGAACGAGAGGAGTCGCAGCCCGGGAAGCGAACGTAGTGAGCGACCCGGACCGCTTCGCGTTGTTCAAATCCGAGTCGACCCTGCTTCTCCAGCGAATTACGTCACACGCAGTAGCTTTCGGTGACGGTCTGCGTGGTCCCACGCTGATTCACGGCGCTCTGCATATCGTTTCCACTGGGACGAACTCGAGCGAGACGGGACACTGGCACCGATCGCGAGCAGTCAGAACTCGCGCAGGTCCTCGAGCACCGCTTCGGCGCTGCCGTCCGCGATAACCTCTCGAGCGCGCTCGAGGCCGTCCTCGAGGCTGTCGACGTCTTCGCGGGCGTACATGCGAAGCGCAGCGTTGAGGGCGATGGCGTCGGCGAAGTCGTCCTCGCGTTCGCCGGCCAGCACGTCCTCGGTGATGGTCGCCGAATCGGTGGCTACGTCGTCGACCTCGAGGTCCTCGTTTTCCATCTCCATGCCGTACTCGGCGGTCTCGATTTCGTAGTCCTCGAGGTCCTCGCCCGCGTTCCACTCAGCGACTTTCGTGTAGCCGGGCCGGATGTCGTCGTAGCCCTCCATCCCCTGGAAGAAGATGGCTCGCGAGTAGTCGAGTTGTTCGCTTTCCCGGATGAGGTCGGTCAGCTTCTTCGCGAACGCGAGGTGGTAGAACGACCCCAGGTGGACGTCGGCGTTCGCGGGGTTGGCGACGGTCTCGATCGTGTTGATGAACGTGCGCACGCCCATCTGATCGCGCCGGTCGTGCAGGGCGTGGACGGCGGGATTGAACGCGGGCTGGTAGTAGAAGCCGAAGCCGGTCTCATCAACCATGTCGGCGCTCGCTTCGGGTTCGAGCTCGGTCCGAACGCCGAGTTCCTCGAGGACGTGCTTGTACGCCGTTTCCTTCTGCGTGGGGACCCGGTCGCCCGAGTGGACGACGATCGGCGTTCCCGCGGCGGCGGCGACGATGCCCGCACCGACGCCGAGCAGGGCGGAGGTGTGCTTCCCGTCGTAGTTCGCACCGCAGTCGACCGGATCGGCGTCGGGTTCGGCGGTGACTACCGACTCCTCGCGCATGACGTCGGTGTAGGCCGCCAGCTCCTCGGCGTTGTTGCGCTTCCAGCGGTTCGCCAGCCAGAACGCGCCCAGCGTCGTCTCGTCCGGTTCGCCGGCGAAGATCCGCTGCAGTGCCTCCCGGGCCTGCTCGCGGGTCATGTCTTCGGCGGACTTCGGACCGGAGCCGACCACCTCGGTCATCAGCCGCTTGAGCGGCCACTCGCCGAACTCCTGCGTCGTTTGAGCCATGTACGCCGGTTCGGACGCGCGTTGCAAAAGGGTCCCGTTTCCGGCGACGTATCGGGCGTTCGACACGCCTACTGGATGAAACTGTAGAGAAGAGTACAGCCCGACAGCGACCGGTCAGTTCCGCGCCCAGTCCATGCCTTCCTCGAACGTGTTCGCCGTGTTCGTCTCGAGACCCGCCACGTCGCCGACCTGGCTCTCCAGCGCCATGTGCTTGATCCCGTCGGAGACCATCACCCACTTGGTGATGTCGTACTCGAGGCCGATGACCGCCGCTTCCTGAGCCTTCTCGAAGACGTCGGCGTTCAGCGCGGAATCCATCTTCAGCCACGAGAGATGGGCGTGAACGTTCGGTCGCGCGGCCAAGGTTTCGAATCGTTCGTTGACCTTCTCGTACTCGGATCGTTCGGAAGGCATCCCTTCGGGGAACTCGGCGATGAGCACGCCGTCTTCGACGTAGAGACTCCAATCGGATTGCGAACCGTCTCGATCGCGGTCGGATTTCGACATGAATAGCTCGTTTCGGTGGTGCACTCTTAACGGGCCTGGCCAACAGTGAACGCTGTTCCGGTAGAACCGGTCGTTGGGGTGCGCTATAGCCGCTCGGTGATCACCGCCGCGATCTGCACCCGCTCATTGATCTGCAACGCGGTCAGTACCTGTCCGATCGGTATCTTTTCGGGATCGCGGTGACATCGTCCTGCGATGACGGACGGCGGGCTTCCACTCGAGACGCTCGACCTATTCTTGCTCGGCATATTCGCGGTCGTCTCGCTGGGGCTGCTCGTCCCCGTCCACTACTCGCCGAGCGCCAGACTCGAGCGCCTCGAGCGAGATTACGGCCTCGACCGGTGGTCGGTCTGGATATGCTGCGTCGTTATCGTTTTCGCGATGACCGCCGTCGTCGCTGGCGGTCAGCCGTCGGAGGGTGTCAATCGGTTCCGCACCCGCCGTATCGCCGGTGCTGCGGCACCAGTCCTCACGACGGGCGTCTTGATGGTCGGACGGGCGATCGCTTCGATCCGCACTGCGAGGCGACTGGGTGACCTCGAGCGGACCCGTATCGGCGAACTACTACCCACAACCGCCAGTGGGACCGCCGATAACCGTGAACACGAGCAATCCGAAGCCGACGGTCGATCGCAGCTGGTTGCCCTCGAGGGAACGGCAGTTTCGACCGACGGTACCGTCGAAGCGCCGTTTACCGGAACCGAGGCACTGGTTTTCGAGAGCACGGTCTTCGAGCCCAAGGACGATTACGGCGACCCGGCCGCCGATGCTGTAGACGAGGACGACTGGCGGGCGGCGGGACTATTCGCTGAGCACGTCCCGTTCGCGATCGACGACGGTACGGGTCGCGTTCGCGTCGAACCGGCGGATGCGACGTTCGAACTCCGTCGGGTGGAGACCATCGAGGTCGCCGGCGACGAGCAAGCGCCGGAGCGGATCGAATCGCTCTTTCTAGAGACGCAAGCGCTGAACGGCACGACCCGCTCCCGCCGCTACGAGGAAGACGCCCTCGTTCCGGGTGCGCAGGTGGCGGTCGTCGGTCACCTCGAGGACGGCGTCGTCTCCAGTAGCGCGGGCAGTTCGAGCCGCTGGCGGTCGGCTCCGTTTCTCGTGGGCACACCGTCGCTGCCGGCGCTCGAGGACGAGTACCGATATCGAGTTGGGGGTGGCGTGCTCGGTCTTTGTATGAGTGCCGTAGGTCTCCTGATGCTGCTCTACGGCTTCAAAATCCTGTAATCTCGATCAACAGCAGGGATCGGTTCGCTCCGCCGCAGGAGGACCGGACCCATCGTCCCCGAAGAACCGCTGAAGGTTTTCGGGAACGCGGTAGGGTTCTCGAGGTGCCGAGCGCGCCCGATCGCGCGGCGACAGCGCGGCCCGCAGCAGCGCCTCGAGGAGCAGGTCCGGCGGCGCCTGCGCGTGCTGCTCGCCGCGATAGGTCCAGGTTCGGCAGTTGATTCCGGCCTCGGCGGAACAAAGGTCACCACAGGTTTCGCACGAACTCTCGTCGAACGCCGGTTGGACGTCGCGTCCGTCGATCCGAACGGTCGGGGAACTTTCCAGCCGGGTTCGGCGCGCAGCGACTTCGCTCGTCACGTGGACGTTTCTGACGACGACTTCGACGTCGAGGACGTCGAAGATCGGCTCGAGTCGCTCGAGGGCCTCGTGCAGCGACGCTTCGGTGCCGCGACAGCGATCGCACCGGTCTCGATCGAGGAACAGGAAGTCGACCAGCAGCGTTCGCCGCGGATACGAGTCGGCCGGGCGGTCTTCGACGGTAACTGTCGGACGAGCGTCGGTGTCGGTATCGGTGTTTGTCGGCATCTCGATTCACGCTACGCGCCTCGAGGCCATATATTAGACAGTACCGTGACAGAAAGGTGGTTTCAGCGGTGAAACCTACCAATAGCCGTATCTCCGCGTCGCGCGTATCGTCGACTCATGACCGATTCGGACTGGCAAGCGATCTGGCACTCGCTCCACAGCCTGCTCGGTGCGAAATGGACGAGCCACGTGCTCCGACTGCTGACTGACGGAGACCACGGATTCAACGACATGAAAGCCGAACTCGACGGAATTACTGCGACGATGCTTTCGCGTCGGCTCAGCGAACTCGAGTGTCACGGATTGGTCGACCGATCCGTCGAAGCGACCACTCCGCCGACGACGCAGTACCGGCTGACTGACCGCGGGGTAGCGGTCGCTGAGCGCCTGCGGGCGCTCGAGGACGTCGTTCAGGTAGCGACGTGCGAAAAGGGCGAGAATGATTGTAACGACACGACGGATTGTCAGATCACCGATGACGAGCTGTGTGTGACGGGGATTTCGGCGAGCGAGTGAACGGCCCAGCGCTACTGAGTGATAGCTGCGTCCGATGACCGATTACTCGAGCGCCTCGGCGACGGCCTCGATCGGCGTCGGCGGCTTCTCGTCGGCGCCGGGTCGCCCCTCGAGTTGGGTGCGACAGGAGGCGCCGGGCGCGACGACCCGGTCGCCGTCGCTCTCGTCGACCTGCTCGTAGAGGATGTCGGCGATCGCGTCGCTCATCGAGGCGTGTTCGGCCTCGTACCCGAACGAGCCGGCCATCCCGCAGCAGCCGGAGTCGAGCGGGTCGACGGCGTAGCCCGCGCGGCGGAGGACGCCGACCGCGTGGTGGTCCTTCGCCGTCGACTTCTGGTGGCAGTGGCCGTGGTAGGTCAGCGTCTCCGCGGGCGCGTCGAACTCGATTTCCTCGTCCAGCCGGAAGCTGTCGAGGTACTCGCAGACTCCGTGGGTTCCGCTCGCGAGGGTTTCGGCGGCCTCGTCGTCGAGCAGGTCGAGGTAGTCGGACTGGAACATGACCGCGTCCGAGGGCTCGATGACGACGACGTCCCAGCCGTCGGCGACCCGCGGCGCGAGCGCCTCGACGTTCTCGACGGCGGTCTCGCGGGCCTGCTCGAGGAAGCCCTTCGAGAACGCCGGACGGCCGGTATCGCACAGGTCCGGATCGTCGGGAACGGCGACGTGGACGCCGGCGGCCTCGAGCACTCGGACCGCCGCCTTGCCGGCCTCGGGGTAGCTGTAGTTGGTGTACGTGTCGGGGTAGAGGATCGCCTTGCGGTCGGCTTCCCCTTCGGAAACCCGAGACCCACCGCGGTGCTCGAACCAATCACGGAACGTCGTCGACCGGAACTCGGGCAGCGGGCGATCCGAATCGATCCCGATAGTCGCCTCGAGGAGTTTGCGCGCGCCCGGAACCTTCGAGGCGACGTTCGAGAGCGGCGCGAATCGACTCCCCAGTTTCGAGAGCGTCGCGACGTTGGCGAAGAGCCGATCCCGGAGCGTCGCGCCGTTGCGCCGGTGGTACTCGTGGGTGACTTCGGCCTTGAGCTTCGCCATATCGACCTCGCTCGGGCAGTCGATCGAACACCCTTTGCAGCCGATACAGAGCCCCATCACTTCCTCGACGAACTCGTCGCTGAAGGCTTCCTCGGGCTCTAAGTTGCCGCTCATCGCCTGCCGGAGCGCGTTTGCGCGGCCGCGCGTGGCGGTGATCTCCTCCCGGCTCGCCCGGTAGGTCGGGCACATCACGCCCCCCGTCGTGGACTGCTGGCCGCGACAGCCCCCGCAGCCGTGACAGAGCTCGACCATGCCCTGCATGCCGTTGTCGTTGTCCCACTCGAGTTCGGGCTCGAAGCCGGCCTCGAACTCGTAGTCGGGGTCGAACCGCAGGTGCTCGCGCAGGTCGGTCGGATTCTCCTCGCGGAAGACGACCTGGCCGGGATTCAGGATCCAGTCGGGGTCGAAGGCCGTCTTGAGGTCCTGGAAGGTTTGCCAGAGTTCCTCGCGGTAGAGCTTGCGATTCCACTGGGTTCGGGCGCGGCCGTCGCCGTGCTCGCCCGAGACGCTGCCGCCCAGTTCGACCACGAGGTCGGTCACATCGTCCGCGATTCCGTGCAGTTGCTCGAGGCCCACGTCGGTCTTCGTGTTCACGAGCGGCCGGACGTGGAGCACGCCGGGGCCGGCGTGAGCGTAGAAGCTGGCGTAGGTGTCGTGGTTCTCGAGGATCGCCTCGAATCCCTCGACGAACTCCGGCAGTTTGGCGGGCGGCACGGCGGTGTCCTCGATGAAGCTGATGTGCTTCTCGTCGGTCGTCCGCGAGAGCAGAATCGGGAGGCCGGACTTGCGGAGCTTCCAGAGCTTCGCGCGCTCTTCCTCGTCGTAGGCCTCGAGGGCGTCGATCGCGAGCGTTGCGGCGTCGGTCCGCGGTGCGTCGTCGGCCGGCTCGCCCTCAGCACTGGCGTCCGGACAGCGGTCCGCGAGCAGCCCGGCGACCTGCTCGCGACCGTGATCGACGTCCTCGGCGTAGAACTCCACGAGCAGGACGGCGTTGGTGCCGTCGGGCAGAATCTCGGTGACTGGGCCGAACTCCGCGGTTCCCCGCGCGAGGTCGATCAGCACGTCGTCCAATACCTCGACCGCCGCGGGATCGTGCTCGAGGATCGGCTCGACGTCTTCCATCGCCTCGTGGAGGTCCCGGTAACAGAGCAGTGAGACGGCCTTCGTCTCGGGCACCGGTTCGAGGGAGACGGTGACCTCGGTGACGATGGCCAGCGTGCCCTCGCTGCCGGCCAGCAGGCGCGCGAGGTTGACGGTGCCGGGCTCGCCAGTCTCCTCTCCTCCTGGAAGCTCCTCGCCTCGAGCCTCCGCGACGAGTCGATCGAGGTTGTACCCTGACACGTTCCGCTTGAGATCGGGATACGTTTCCTCGATCAGCTCGGCCTCCTCCTCGAGGATTCGGTTCACCTCGGCGTAGATCCGCCCCTCGAGGTCGCCGTCGGGATCGGCGCGGTCCTCGATTTCCTCGAGCGTGACCTCGCCGAACTCGGTGACGGTGCCGTCGGCGAGGACGACCTCCGCGGACTCGATGTAGGCGTCGGTCTTGCCGTACTTCAAGGAGTGCGAACCCGTCGAGTTGTTCCCGATGGCGCCGCCGATGGCGCTTTTGTCTCCCCACGCGGGATCGGGCGCGAACTTGAGGTCGTGGGGGGAAAGCGCCTCGTTTAACGTCCCGAGGATCGTCCCGGGCTGGACCGTCGCCGTCCGCCCGTCGGGGTCGATCTCGAGAATCTCGTTCATGTGGCGGGTGAAATCGAGCACGACGGCCCGGTTGACCGTCTGGCCCGCGAGGCTCGTTCCGCCGCCCCGCGGGAGCACCGGAATCCGTCGCTCGGCGCAGTATTCGAGGATGCCGGCGACGTCGCCCGTCGACTCGGGGAAGGCGACGGCGATCGGCGTCACTTCGTAGGCGCTCGCGTCGGTCGCGTACAGTTGGCGCGAGTAGGAGTCGGCCCGTACCTCGCAGTCGACGAGCCGTTCCAGGTCGTCGACCAGCGCCGGGCGATCGACGTCGTCGCTCCGGTAATCGTAGTTCGCTCGCCGATCGGCGGCGGGATCGACGCTCGGCTCCAGCGACATACCCGCCCCTTGGGTGCGGAGCGTAAAAGCATCGGCCCTCTCGGGCTCGAGCAACGGGCGAGGGCAGGGGTAGCGGCGACCGACGGGGGAATCGGTCGCCGGTGAACGCCGGTAGGCAACGCCTGCACGAGGATGCCCCCGACAGATACCATGTGTGACTTCGGGGTGCCGTCCGCTGGTGCGGACGGTGATAGCCGTTACCATGCAGCAGAACACAAGCGGTGTGCCTAACAGGTTGGGTGAGGCGGGGATCGCCGCCGTACGGACCGGCCGAGTAGTGTCGAACGATCGGTCCGACTGACCACAATCCCTATGCTGCCAGTTGGAGACGACGACGTATGCTCGATTTCGTCGACCTCGAGGCCGACCTCGACGAGGAGGAGCGGCTGATCCGGGATACCGCCAGGGAGTTCGTCACGGAGCAGATCAAGCCGGACATCGGCGATCACTTCGAAGCCGGAACCTTTCCGACCGAACTCATCCCCGAGATGGGCGAGCTCGGTTTCTACGCGCCCAACCTCGAGGGGTACGGCTCGCCGAACGTCTCCGAGACGGCCTACGGGCTCTTGATGCAGGAACTCGAGGCGGGCGACTCGGGGCTGCGCTCGATGGCCTCCGTCCAGGGGGCGCTCGTGATGTACCCGATCCACGCCTACGGCAGCGAGGCCCAGAAGGAGCGGTGGCTCCCCGCGCTCGGCGAGGGCGAAGCCGTCGGCTGCTTCGGCCTGACCGAACCCGAACACGGCTCGAACCCCGCCGGCATGGAAACGAACGCTGAGCGCGACGGCTCGGGCTACGTCCTCAACGGCTCGAAGACCTGGATCACGAACGCGCCGATCGCCGATCTGGCCGTCGTCTGGGCGCGGGACCGCTCGAGCGACGACGAACCAGTCCGCGGGTTCCTCGTCGAAACCGATCGCGACGGCGTTACCACGAACGAGATCGACGAGAAGCTCTCGATGCGAGCCTCGATTACGGGCGAGATCGGCCTCCGCGACGTCTTCGTTCCCGAGGAAAACGTCCTGCCGGGCGTTTCGGGGATGAAGGGGCCGCTGTCCTGTCTCACGCAGGCCCGGTACGGCATCGCCTGGGGCGCCGTCGGCGCCGCCCGCGACTGCTTCGAGCAAGCCCGGGAGTACGCCCTCGAGCGCGAG carries:
- a CDS encoding GIDE domain-containing protein; this translates as MTDGGLPLETLDLFLLGIFAVVSLGLLVPVHYSPSARLERLERDYGLDRWSVWICCVVIVFAMTAVVAGGQPSEGVNRFRTRRIAGAAAPVLTTGVLMVGRAIASIRTARRLGDLERTRIGELLPTTASGTADNREHEQSEADGRSQLVALEGTAVSTDGTVEAPFTGTEALVFESTVFEPKDDYGDPAADAVDEDDWRAAGLFAEHVPFAIDDGTGRVRVEPADATFELRRVETIEVAGDEQAPERIESLFLETQALNGTTRSRRYEEDALVPGAQVAVVGHLEDGVVSSSAGSSSRWRSAPFLVGTPSLPALEDEYRYRVGGGVLGLCMSAVGLLMLLYGFKIL
- a CDS encoding TrmB family transcriptional regulator, whose protein sequence is MASLRDLGLSEYEARAYRALLNTGPTTAKELSRASDVPMGRIYDVLNSIEQYNLVRSQTASRPKKYVAVEPSTALDRLLDDKKRELEEKAEQYESIVDDLSDELDAADPVEDQFWTAAVGPEETTDLLLERLAAADDHIVMVVANPAPRRDVQALSEDVTAQLEDALDRGVSVDVLMTRQMVPALSERVGRRYRETLQARDDFDVRTNEDVTGTFNLIDDVEVCIQVPNPLSSGEAFGMIDLKDPEFAASVHDEFVPRWEEAEPLTF
- a CDS encoding FxsA family protein, which gives rise to MLRWILALLLIPFLDAVLLGIIVTQFNALTWPLMVLLVVLTGLVGMLLVRAEGRRTIGKMQRSLAQGKPPTNELLDGGLLIAAGAFLLTPGLVTDLLGFLLAVPLTRVPIRALLKRYVIVPYADKKTGGFASGGVWTFGFPDDGRGQGPGTPGQGSPGNGPGSGPSTGGSSGADGTYDLGSDSYTVNTDDPSSGDGTRIDIGSDEGEESDDGDGFSR
- a CDS encoding winged helix-turn-helix transcriptional regulator translates to MTDSDWQAIWHSLHSLLGAKWTSHVLRLLTDGDHGFNDMKAELDGITATMLSRRLSELECHGLVDRSVEATTPPTTQYRLTDRGVAVAERLRALEDVVQVATCEKGENDCNDTTDCQITDDELCVTGISASE
- a CDS encoding DUF255 domain-containing protein, producing MDDDATRVEWREWGQDAFDEAAAADTPVLLSLTATWCDHCHEMDAETYAEPRIAANINDSFVPVRVDVDRYPRVRDRYNMGGFPSTVFLAPDGNVLTGAGYLGADGMRQVLDSVRTMWQTKGSGAARVPRPLREDNPPAGELTDDIEAAMLGQLTETYDEVAGGWGQSPKFPLPDALEFALKRDREMALRSFDAVSANLLDEYDGGFYRFATDRDWGGVQREKLLDSNGGLVRAFANAYLLTGKNEYREPAERTIDFLTTTLWNGDVDGFANSQAPGEDDAYSLDATDRASADEPPVDDGVFAGPNALAIDGLLTYYAYTDDERARRYAERALATLREDLLAADGVVAHQHTADGTDAPTPLLTNQARALEALTTAASVLDTEFLADAQRVADATIEHLHDEDSFVDGPAEGVGLLDRPLRPLDANVAFADALIDLAELTEGTDETDADADRYREYARETLEAFAGASDRFGVQIARYATAASRLLEGPLAIRVAAEPGSDLHRAALRLADHEKVVVPDASDATLEAGTARVERGDHVSEPAETPEQLSERVQTVLD
- a CDS encoding DUF2703 domain-containing protein, which codes for MPTNTDTDTDARPTVTVEDRPADSYPRRTLLVDFLFLDRDRCDRCRGTEASLHEALERLEPIFDVLDVEVVVRNVHVTSEVAARRTRLESSPTVRIDGRDVQPAFDESSCETCGDLCSAEAGINCRTWTYRGEQHAQAPPDLLLEALLRAALSPRDRARSAPREPYRVPENLQRFFGDDGSGPPAAERTDPCC
- a CDS encoding anthranilate phosphoribosyltransferase; the encoded protein is MAQTTQEFGEWPLKRLMTEVVGSGPKSAEDMTREQAREALQRIFAGEPDETTLGAFWLANRWKRNNAEELAAYTDVMREESVVTAEPDADPVDCGANYDGKHTSALLGVGAGIVAAAAGTPIVVHSGDRVPTQKETAYKHVLEELGVRTELEPEASADMVDETGFGFYYQPAFNPAVHALHDRRDQMGVRTFINTIETVANPANADVHLGSFYHLAFAKKLTDLIRESEQLDYSRAIFFQGMEGYDDIRPGYTKVAEWNAGEDLEDYEIETAEYGMEMENEDLEVDDVATDSATITEDVLAGEREDDFADAIALNAALRMYAREDVDSLEDGLERAREVIADGSAEAVLEDLREF
- the mptA gene encoding GTP cyclohydrolase MptA, yielding MSHQLPDVQATSPDVTVGLSQVGVTGVEKLVKIAREDKRPIVLTAEFEVFVDLPAWRKGADMSRNMEVIDEILEDATREEAYRVEEVCGDAAERLLEKHDYTSRAEVSMEAEFMRREQTPASDRETQHTVDIIAAATATEEGTREEIGAEVTGMTVCPCSQGMSAARAKQTLEDLGVDEETITEFLDEVPQPGHSQRGHATLTVEANGDPDIDLNDIIDVARDSMSARIYNLAKRPDEDHMTYAAHADAKFVEDCVRSMAEGVVDEFDHLADDAVITMKQSNDESIHQHNAHAERVVEMETLRKEVNGEGS